The following coding sequences lie in one Streptomyces venezuelae genomic window:
- a CDS encoding carbohydrate ABC transporter permease yields MTTLTTPPPPSKERAAPPDGKRPARLRLPARLRRVSLPYLLLLPALLLELVVHLIPMGVGIVMSFKELTQFFIRDWGAAPWTGLDNYELSVDFDAPVGEALLHSFFVTVAFTVLSVGLCWLIGTAAAVFMQEHFRGRGLLRAVFLIPYALPVYAAVITWSFMFQRDTGLINHVLHDQLGLTDSRPFWLIGDNSFVALLTVSVWKGWPFAFLIVMAGLQNIPKEQYEAAAIDGAGMWQQVRRITLPSLRPVNQVLVLVLFLWTFNDFNTPYVLFGKSAPEAADLISIHIYQSSFVTWNFGTGSAMSVLLLLFLLLVTAGYLLVTSRGRKSADV; encoded by the coding sequence GTGACCACCCTCACCACACCGCCGCCCCCCTCCAAGGAGCGGGCCGCGCCACCCGACGGCAAGCGCCCCGCGCGGCTGCGCCTGCCCGCCCGCCTGCGCCGCGTCTCGCTCCCCTACCTCCTGCTGCTCCCCGCCCTGCTCCTCGAACTCGTCGTCCACCTCATACCGATGGGCGTCGGCATCGTGATGAGCTTCAAGGAGCTCACGCAGTTCTTCATCCGCGACTGGGGCGCCGCGCCCTGGACGGGCCTGGACAACTACGAGCTGTCGGTGGACTTCGACGCCCCGGTCGGCGAGGCGCTGCTGCACTCGTTCTTCGTGACCGTCGCGTTCACCGTGCTGTCCGTGGGCCTGTGCTGGCTGATCGGCACGGCCGCCGCGGTCTTCATGCAGGAGCACTTCCGCGGCCGCGGTCTGCTGCGGGCCGTCTTCCTCATTCCGTACGCGCTGCCGGTGTACGCGGCCGTCATCACCTGGTCGTTCATGTTCCAGCGCGACACCGGTCTCATCAACCACGTGCTCCACGACCAGCTGGGGCTCACCGACAGCCGTCCGTTCTGGCTCATCGGCGACAACAGCTTCGTCGCGCTGCTGACCGTGTCGGTGTGGAAGGGCTGGCCGTTCGCCTTCCTCATCGTCATGGCGGGGCTGCAGAACATCCCCAAGGAGCAGTACGAGGCCGCCGCGATCGACGGGGCGGGGATGTGGCAGCAGGTGCGGCGCATCACGCTGCCGTCGCTGCGGCCCGTCAATCAAGTCCTCGTCCTGGTGCTCTTCCTGTGGACGTTCAACGACTTCAACACGCCGTACGTGCTGTTCGGCAAGTCGGCGCCCGAGGCCGCCGATCTCATCTCCATCCACATCTACCAGTCGTCGTTCGTCACCTGGAACTTCGGCACAGGATCCGCCATGTCGGTCCTGCTGCTGCTCTTCCTGCTCCTGGTGACGGCCGGCTATCTCCTGGTGACCTCGCGGGGAAGGAAGTCCGCCGATGTCTAG
- a CDS encoding NADPH-dependent FMN reductase: MNTHDTHGTVRDGLLEAEGPLKLAVIVASTREGRFAPTVAAWFLRQTAHRRDLDVDVIDLAEARLPDGLSGRPGPEVAGVAARIDAADAYVVITPEYNHSYPASLKTAIDWHYAEWRAKPVGFVSYGGLSGGLRAVEHLRQVYAELHAVTVRDTVSFHGARSCFDASGEPLDPAGPETAAKTMLDQLTWWGRTLRDAKTVRPYAA; this comes from the coding sequence ATGAACACGCACGACACGCATGGAACCGTGAGGGACGGTCTTCTCGAGGCCGAAGGCCCCCTCAAGCTGGCCGTCATCGTCGCGAGCACGCGGGAGGGCCGCTTCGCACCGACCGTCGCGGCCTGGTTCCTGCGCCAGACCGCGCACCGCCGGGATCTGGACGTCGACGTGATCGACCTGGCCGAGGCGCGGCTCCCGGACGGGCTGTCCGGGCGGCCAGGACCGGAGGTCGCCGGCGTCGCGGCGCGCATCGACGCGGCGGACGCGTACGTCGTCATCACACCCGAGTACAACCACAGCTACCCCGCGTCGCTGAAGACCGCGATCGACTGGCACTACGCGGAGTGGCGCGCCAAGCCGGTGGGCTTCGTCAGCTACGGCGGCCTGTCGGGCGGCCTGCGCGCCGTCGAACACCTGCGGCAGGTCTACGCGGAACTCCACGCGGTGACGGTGCGCGACACGGTGAGCTTCCACGGCGCGCGGAGCTGCTTCGACGCGTCCGGCGAACCGCTCGATCCGGCCGGCCCGGAGACCGCGGCCAAGACGATGCTGGACCAGCTCACGTGGTGGGGCCGCACGTTGCGCGACGCCAAGACGGTGCGCCCGTACGCGGCCTGA
- a CDS encoding ABC transporter ATP-binding protein, with protein sequence MTDAAPTPRSTSPDKPERLPAKETWRALYRHFRPHRGAVALGAFLTLIGSATGLAQPLAAKSLVDRLGGDDSIAGILILLTALVVLGTAIESVGAYVLERTAESVVLAARRTLIGRLLRLRLGEVERTQPGDLMSRVTSDTTLLRAVTTQSVVSAASGGLTFVATIVLMGLMDPVLLGVTLGVIVLIGGAVSLVMPRIARATQRAQEAVGTISTALERAFGAFRTLKASGAEQRESAAVEAAAQEAWRHGVRSAKWQSVAWSSVGLAVQVSFLAVLGIGGARVASGAISVSTLVAFLLFLFYLIDPVSRLVEAASQYQVGSAAIARIVQAERLETEPTETERTESGAREGARGAAPTPPAVAASVAFDDVTFRYRDDLPYVHHGVTFDVPGPGMTAFVGPSGAGKTTVFGLIERFYEVTGGRVLVDGKDVREWPLAELRATIGYVEQDAPVLAGTLRENLLFAAPHATDSEIREVLVRARLDAVVERLPEGLDTVVGHRGSKLSGGERQRVAIARALLRKPRLLLLDEATSQLDAVNELALRDVVAEVSREVTVLVVAHRLSTVTLADRIVVMDAGRVRAVGTHAELVTADPLYGELAATQFLATSPGPKPPEAPSTTENPSTKASPSPTASPAPPGGAALPDSSPTSPAAPTSPASPTSANSA encoded by the coding sequence GTGACCGACGCAGCTCCCACCCCCAGATCCACGTCCCCCGACAAGCCGGAGCGACTGCCCGCGAAGGAGACGTGGCGCGCCCTGTACCGCCACTTCCGCCCCCACCGGGGCGCCGTCGCGCTCGGCGCCTTCCTGACACTCATCGGCTCGGCCACCGGACTCGCGCAGCCCCTCGCGGCCAAGTCGCTCGTGGACCGGCTCGGCGGCGACGACTCCATCGCAGGGATCCTGATCCTCCTCACCGCGCTGGTGGTCCTCGGCACGGCGATCGAGTCCGTCGGAGCGTACGTACTGGAGCGCACCGCCGAGTCCGTGGTCCTCGCGGCCCGACGCACGCTCATCGGGCGGCTGCTGCGGCTGCGCCTCGGCGAGGTGGAGCGGACCCAGCCGGGCGACCTGATGTCACGCGTCACCTCGGACACGACGTTGCTGCGGGCCGTGACGACCCAGTCCGTGGTGTCCGCGGCCTCCGGAGGCCTCACCTTCGTCGCGACGATCGTGCTGATGGGGCTGATGGACCCGGTCCTGCTCGGCGTCACACTCGGCGTGATCGTGCTGATCGGCGGCGCGGTCTCCCTCGTCATGCCGAGGATCGCGCGGGCGACACAGCGCGCGCAGGAGGCCGTGGGGACGATCTCCACGGCACTGGAGCGGGCGTTCGGCGCCTTCCGTACGCTGAAGGCCTCCGGCGCCGAGCAGCGCGAATCCGCCGCGGTGGAGGCGGCCGCGCAGGAGGCGTGGCGGCACGGCGTGCGGTCGGCGAAGTGGCAGTCCGTGGCGTGGAGTTCGGTCGGCCTCGCCGTGCAGGTGTCGTTCCTCGCGGTGCTCGGGATCGGCGGCGCGCGGGTCGCGTCGGGCGCGATCTCCGTCTCCACGCTGGTGGCGTTCCTGCTCTTCCTCTTCTATCTCATCGACCCGGTGTCGCGCCTGGTCGAGGCGGCATCGCAGTACCAGGTGGGGTCGGCGGCGATCGCCCGTATCGTCCAGGCGGAACGACTGGAGACGGAACCGACGGAGACGGAGCGGACGGAGAGCGGGGCGAGGGAAGGGGCCCGGGGGGCCGCGCCGACGCCGCCCGCCGTCGCCGCGTCCGTCGCCTTCGACGACGTGACCTTCCGCTACCGCGACGACCTCCCGTACGTCCATCACGGCGTGACCTTCGACGTGCCGGGCCCGGGCATGACCGCGTTCGTCGGGCCTTCGGGCGCGGGCAAGACGACCGTGTTCGGTCTGATCGAGCGGTTCTACGAGGTGACGGGCGGCCGGGTCCTGGTCGACGGCAAGGACGTACGCGAGTGGCCGCTCGCCGAACTGCGGGCCACGATCGGGTACGTGGAGCAGGACGCGCCCGTGCTCGCGGGCACCCTGCGCGAGAACCTCCTCTTCGCGGCGCCGCACGCCACGGACTCCGAGATACGGGAGGTCCTGGTGCGCGCCCGACTCGACGCGGTCGTCGAGCGGCTGCCCGAGGGGCTGGACACGGTCGTCGGTCACCGGGGCTCCAAGCTGTCGGGCGGTGAGCGCCAGCGGGTGGCGATCGCGCGGGCGCTGCTGCGGAAGCCGCGCCTGCTGCTGCTCGACGAGGCGACCTCGCAGCTGGACGCGGTCAACGAACTGGCGCTGCGGGACGTGGTGGCGGAGGTCTCCCGTGAGGTCACGGTCCTGGTGGTGGCCCACCGCCTGTCGACGGTGACGCTGGCGGACCGGATCGTGGTGATGGACGCGGGAAGGGTACGCGCGGTGGGCACGCACGCCGAACTCGTGACGGCGGACCCGCTGTACGGGGAACTGGCGGCGACACAGTTCCTGGCGACGTCGCCAGGCCCGAAGCCCCCGGAGGCTCCGTCGACGACAGAGAATCCGTCGACGAAAGCGAGTCCGTCACCGACAGCGAGCCCGGCGCCGCCGGGTGGCGCGGCGCTGCCGGACAGTTCACCGACTTCACCAGCCGCACCGACTTCACCGGCCTCACCGACCTCGGCCAACTCCGCATGA
- a CDS encoding ABC transporter substrate-binding protein, with translation MRRLRALAALATVTALSGATLTACGGGTSTGGEGSNASPKTLTYWASNQGPNIAADKKILTPELKKFEQQTGIEVKLEVIPWSDLLNRILAATTSGQGPDVLNIGNTWSSSLQATGALLPWDAKNFKAIGGKDRFVDAALGSTGTEGKDPAAVPLYSLSYALYYNKAMFKEAGISKPPATWDDLVTVGKKLSKDGKWALGAEGSNLVNNIHQAFALGKQHGADFFDAQGRPTFTSDGAVSAVKQYVDFMAKDKIIAPGNAEYAQNQSLRDFAQGKTAMVLWQAAATTFEAQGMKPDDWGVAPVPVVSGKPGAERQVNSMVAGINLAVFKNTDNLDGARKFVKFMTSDAEQAHLNKAYGSIPPVTAAQKDAAFDRADTAVLRDTLRKSAAPLPQVPNESQFETSVGTAIKKLFADAAAGRPVTTESVKSELSKAQQQMPKS, from the coding sequence ATGCGCAGACTCCGAGCCTTGGCAGCACTCGCCACCGTGACCGCTCTCTCCGGCGCCACCCTCACGGCCTGCGGCGGCGGCACGAGCACCGGCGGCGAGGGCAGCAACGCCTCGCCCAAGACGCTCACGTACTGGGCCTCCAATCAGGGGCCGAACATCGCGGCGGACAAGAAGATCCTCACGCCCGAGCTGAAGAAGTTCGAGCAGCAGACGGGGATCGAGGTCAAGCTGGAGGTCATCCCCTGGTCCGACCTGCTCAACCGGATCCTCGCGGCGACCACCTCGGGACAGGGCCCCGACGTCCTCAACATCGGCAACACCTGGTCGTCCTCGCTCCAGGCCACCGGCGCGCTGCTGCCCTGGGACGCGAAGAACTTCAAGGCGATCGGCGGGAAGGACCGGTTCGTCGACGCGGCGCTCGGCTCGACGGGCACCGAGGGCAAGGACCCGGCGGCGGTTCCGCTGTACTCGCTGTCGTACGCCCTCTACTACAACAAGGCGATGTTCAAGGAGGCGGGCATCAGCAAGCCGCCGGCCACCTGGGACGACCTCGTGACCGTCGGCAAGAAGCTTTCCAAGGACGGCAAGTGGGCCCTGGGGGCCGAGGGTTCGAACCTGGTGAACAACATCCACCAGGCCTTCGCCCTCGGCAAGCAGCACGGCGCGGACTTCTTCGACGCGCAGGGCAGGCCGACCTTCACCTCGGACGGCGCGGTGTCCGCCGTGAAGCAGTACGTCGACTTCATGGCCAAGGACAAGATCATCGCGCCGGGCAACGCCGAGTACGCGCAGAACCAGTCGCTGCGGGACTTCGCGCAGGGCAAGACGGCGATGGTGCTGTGGCAGGCCGCGGCGACCACGTTCGAGGCGCAGGGCATGAAGCCCGACGACTGGGGCGTGGCCCCCGTGCCCGTGGTGTCCGGGAAGCCCGGCGCGGAGCGGCAGGTCAACTCGATGGTCGCGGGCATCAACCTCGCCGTCTTCAAGAACACCGACAACCTCGACGGCGCCCGCAAGTTCGTGAAGTTCATGACGAGCGACGCCGAACAGGCCCACCTCAACAAGGCGTACGGGTCGATCCCGCCCGTCACCGCCGCGCAGAAGGACGCCGCCTTCGACCGGGCCGACACCGCCGTGCTGCGCGACACGCTCCGTAAGAGCGCCGCGCCGCTGCCGCAGGTGCCCAACGAGTCGCAGTTCGAGACCTCCGTGGGCACGGCCATCAAGAAGCTGTTCGCCGACGCGGCGGCGGGCAGGCCGGTCACCACGGAGTCCGTGAAGTCCGAGCTGTCCAAGGCACAGCAGCAGATGCCGAAGAGCTGA
- a CDS encoding ATP-binding protein has translation MLVGRAEELGVLRRMLAQGRLVTVVGGAGIGKSLLAEHAAIAVGSAMPDGVVRVRWWDGVPARRRSVAETVLDALDGGREGVGVGRAGAGSGPGAGAVGVAALIDRLRSRRMLVLLDDFDPVRGECVRVVRALLDGAPEVRVLAAGRHPLGLGEEAVLRLGPLGGGAGGAGPVGLGDAGHAEGAENADRAAHLDRAAGMGRTEHSERSGATGRTDRAVTAGPAAALFLARVRDARRRAGHDAPPRDHPVSGEGVEELRIVDDICRRLEGIPLAIELAAAQAARYSLPQLAGMLERAQGWLGVADAPLRRHRSLRAAVGAGYALCGSAERTVWARLSVFAGSFDEDAAAYVCAGGGLDAQDVPASLARLVLASVLEPVRDPGGVLAPRYRMSAAVRGFGAERLQSAGETAAAVSRHLYWYSHVASTAHHLWSSGLHEQAAALVRDEEADLRAALAREPSATDPASTTLAVAVDLWFWWAVCGHAEEGRALLRRLLPLVRSDTRVCGQALWLAGWLAVCAGSPAAEAAELLGQAWRVAMFAGDDATVGRVSHVLGALALADGRTERAIAHLRVAADTIPVHAEHGPPVAVSWALLAVAQAGVRPAEAWRSVRRASAGPQARHDVWTRSMTLYAQAFVDHLRGRRSRAWRKAHKALAGAVGVAGAAAPCGPTGSGGGAPSEGGAASERTVAAMTGPPGAALIHQLIDDIESGPPVTGSQ, from the coding sequence GTGCTGGTCGGACGGGCCGAGGAGCTGGGCGTGCTCCGCAGGATGCTCGCTCAGGGCCGGCTCGTGACCGTGGTGGGCGGCGCGGGCATCGGCAAGAGCCTCCTCGCCGAGCACGCGGCGATCGCGGTCGGGAGCGCGATGCCGGACGGTGTGGTGCGGGTGCGGTGGTGGGACGGCGTCCCGGCGCGACGCCGGTCGGTCGCGGAGACGGTCTTGGACGCGTTGGACGGGGGGAGGGAGGGGGTGGGGGTGGGTCGGGCGGGGGCTGGGTCCGGGCCCGGGGCTGGGGCCGTCGGGGTTGCGGCTCTCATTGATCGGTTGCGGTCGCGGCGGATGCTCGTGTTGCTGGACGACTTCGATCCGGTACGAGGTGAGTGCGTGCGTGTCGTACGGGCGCTCCTCGACGGGGCCCCGGAGGTGCGGGTCCTGGCCGCAGGGCGTCATCCGCTGGGCCTGGGCGAGGAGGCGGTACTGCGGCTCGGGCCGCTGGGGGGTGGGGCGGGCGGAGCGGGTCCCGTGGGCTTGGGGGACGCCGGGCATGCTGAGGGTGCCGAGAACGCCGACCGTGCTGCGCACCTTGACCGAGCCGCTGGTATGGGACGTACCGAGCACTCGGAACGTTCCGGGGCGACGGGGCGCACTGACCGCGCGGTCACCGCCGGGCCCGCCGCCGCGCTCTTTCTGGCGCGGGTGCGGGACGCCAGACGCCGGGCGGGGCACGACGCGCCTCCCCGCGACCACCCCGTGAGCGGCGAGGGCGTGGAGGAGTTGCGGATCGTGGACGACATCTGTCGGCGGCTCGAAGGGATACCGCTGGCCATCGAGCTGGCGGCGGCGCAGGCAGCGCGGTACTCGCTGCCCCAGCTCGCCGGGATGCTGGAGCGAGCGCAGGGCTGGCTCGGCGTGGCGGACGCGCCGCTGCGCAGGCACAGGTCGTTGCGCGCCGCCGTAGGAGCGGGGTACGCGCTGTGCGGCTCGGCGGAACGGACCGTGTGGGCCCGGCTCAGCGTGTTCGCCGGGAGCTTCGACGAGGACGCGGCCGCGTACGTGTGCGCGGGCGGCGGTCTCGACGCGCAGGACGTACCGGCGTCGCTGGCTCGCCTCGTGCTCGCCTCCGTCCTCGAACCGGTCCGCGACCCCGGCGGCGTCCTCGCTCCGCGCTACCGGATGTCCGCCGCCGTCCGCGGTTTCGGCGCCGAGCGGCTGCAGTCCGCCGGGGAGACGGCCGCGGCGGTCAGCCGGCACCTGTACTGGTACAGCCATGTCGCCTCCACCGCCCACCACTTGTGGAGCAGCGGACTGCACGAGCAGGCCGCCGCGCTGGTCCGCGACGAGGAGGCCGACCTGCGCGCGGCGCTGGCCAGGGAGCCGAGCGCCACGGACCCCGCGTCCACGACGCTGGCGGTCGCCGTGGACCTGTGGTTCTGGTGGGCGGTGTGCGGTCACGCCGAGGAGGGCCGCGCGCTCCTGCGCCGTCTGCTGCCGCTCGTCCGGTCCGACACACGGGTGTGCGGGCAGGCGTTGTGGCTGGCGGGCTGGCTCGCCGTGTGCGCCGGATCCCCCGCCGCGGAGGCGGCCGAACTGCTCGGCCAGGCATGGCGCGTGGCCATGTTCGCCGGGGACGACGCCACCGTGGGGCGGGTCTCGCACGTGCTGGGCGCGCTGGCCCTCGCGGACGGGCGGACCGAGCGGGCCATCGCCCATCTGCGGGTCGCGGCCGACACGATTCCCGTGCACGCCGAGCACGGGCCGCCGGTCGCCGTCAGTTGGGCGCTGCTGGCCGTGGCGCAGGCCGGGGTCAGGCCCGCGGAGGCGTGGCGCAGCGTCCGGCGTGCCTCGGCGGGGCCGCAGGCGCGTCACGACGTGTGGACCCGGTCGATGACGCTGTACGCGCAGGCTTTCGTCGACCATTTACGTGGCCGGCGCAGCCGCGCGTGGCGCAAGGCGCACAAGGCGCTGGCCGGGGCGGTGGGGGTGGCGGGAGCGGCCGCGCCGTGCGGGCCGACGGGTTCTGGCGGGGGCGCCCCGAGCGAGGGCGGTGCGGCGTCCGAGCGAACCGTGGCCGCCATGACGGGGCCGCCCGGCGCCGCGCTCATCCATCAGCTGATCGATGACATCGAGTCAGGCCCACCGGTCACAGGCAGCCAGTAA
- a CDS encoding ROK family protein, producing MAERSSRTVRDLRVGNRASVLQRLYFGGPMSRQALGPATGLSSGSVSNVVAELTADGLLEEAGSVESDGGRPRTLLRVAPSSGRLIGVDVGETRVRVEAFDLALTELARTERPLTDSGHDVETVVRHIAEGVAEVAARAGIACGAEGLAGAEVPHGGLIGVGVGVPGIVDGGSDSDGAGGAGGLGGAGGVSGGGGGRGRGGVGGRGGAGGLGGAGDRAGAGGAGGPGGGTGPGGTVVHGQTIGWDAVPLERMLRDAIQLPPDTAYFVDNGARALGQAEMWFGGGRGARDAAIVLIGSGVGACVVTGGVIHGGARGGPAEWGHLTVNVRGRRCRCGARGCLEAYAGAEALLARWQEAGGVLPPGADEETGVSALLAAAYPAEGGVPDPVALAVLDETAEYLGAGISDLVNLFGPERVLVGGWAGLQLGPRLLPAIRRYTESYALRHPAARATVDLGQLGPDAVTVGAATLPLADFFARGGRRATPSRTEAATRGAPDWQAVLEGRGAR from the coding sequence ATGGCCGAGCGGAGCAGTCGAACGGTGCGCGACCTGCGGGTGGGCAACCGGGCGTCGGTGTTGCAACGGTTGTATTTCGGCGGGCCGATGAGCCGGCAGGCGCTCGGTCCCGCGACCGGACTCAGTTCGGGTTCCGTGAGCAACGTCGTCGCCGAACTCACCGCGGACGGCCTCCTGGAGGAGGCGGGCAGCGTCGAGTCCGACGGCGGCCGCCCGCGCACGCTGCTGCGCGTCGCCCCGTCGAGCGGCCGCCTCATCGGCGTCGACGTGGGGGAGACGCGGGTCCGCGTGGAGGCGTTCGACCTGGCCCTGACGGAACTGGCCCGCACGGAGCGCCCGTTGACGGACTCGGGACACGACGTGGAGACGGTCGTCCGACACATCGCGGAGGGCGTGGCGGAGGTGGCGGCGCGGGCGGGCATCGCGTGCGGGGCGGAGGGTCTGGCCGGGGCTGAGGTGCCGCACGGGGGCTTGATCGGGGTGGGGGTGGGGGTGCCGGGCATCGTGGATGGTGGCAGTGACAGTGATGGGGCTGGGGGTGCGGGTGGTCTGGGCGGTGCGGGTGGTGTGAGCGGCGGGGGCGGTGGGCGTGGCCGGGGCGGTGTGGGTGGCCGCGGTGGTGCCGGTGGCTTGGGTGGCGCGGGTGACCGGGCCGGCGCAGGGGGCGCTGGTGGCCCGGGTGGTGGCACGGGGCCGGGTGGCACGGTGGTGCACGGGCAGACCATCGGCTGGGACGCGGTCCCGCTGGAACGCATGCTGCGCGACGCCATCCAACTCCCGCCGGACACGGCCTACTTCGTGGACAACGGGGCCCGCGCCCTCGGCCAGGCCGAGATGTGGTTCGGCGGCGGCCGGGGCGCACGCGACGCGGCGATCGTGCTGATCGGCTCCGGGGTGGGCGCGTGCGTGGTCACCGGCGGCGTCATCCACGGCGGGGCGCGCGGCGGGCCCGCCGAGTGGGGTCACTTGACGGTGAACGTCCGCGGACGCCGGTGCCGGTGCGGGGCTCGGGGCTGCCTGGAGGCGTACGCGGGGGCCGAAGCATTGCTCGCGCGCTGGCAGGAGGCAGGCGGTGTGCTGCCGCCCGGTGCGGACGAGGAGACGGGGGTGAGCGCGCTGTTGGCGGCGGCGTATCCGGCGGAGGGCGGTGTGCCCGATCCGGTCGCACTGGCGGTGCTGGACGAGACCGCCGAGTACCTCGGCGCGGGCATCTCGGACCTCGTCAATCTCTTCGGCCCCGAACGCGTCCTCGTCGGCGGCTGGGCCGGCCTCCAGCTCGGCCCGCGCCTCCTGCCGGCCATCCGCCGGTACACCGAGTCGTACGCGCTTCGTCACCCGGCGGCCCGTGCCACGGTCGACCTCGGCCAACTCGGCCCCGACGCGGTCACGGTGGGCGCGGCGACGCTGCCCCTCGCCGACTTCTTCGCCCGGGGCGGCCGCCGTGCGACCCCGTCACGCACGGAGGCGGCCACGCGGGGAGCGCCGGACTGGCAGGCGGTGTTGGAGGGGCGGGGGGCGCGGTGA
- a CDS encoding carbohydrate ABC transporter permease produces MAAPRSFLWSRRIFLTLLAGFVLLPVYVMVSSSLKPLQDVSGSFRWLPSGFTVRPYFDIWKTVPLADYFMNSLVVAGAATVCSVVIAVFAAYAVSRYRFRGKRVFTVTVLSTQMFPGILFLLPLFLIYVNVGNATGIALFGSRAGLILTYLTFSLPFSIWMLIGYFDSVPRELDEAALVDGCGPLRALFRVVVPAAIPGIVAVAVYAFMTAWGEVLFASVMTNDTTRTLAVGLQGYATQNDVYWNQVMAASLVVSIPVVAGFLLLQRYLVAGLTAGAVK; encoded by the coding sequence ATGGCCGCGCCGCGTTCGTTCCTGTGGTCGCGACGGATCTTCCTGACGCTCCTCGCCGGTTTCGTGCTGCTTCCCGTGTACGTGATGGTGAGCAGTTCCCTCAAGCCGCTGCAGGACGTGTCCGGCTCGTTCCGCTGGCTGCCGAGCGGGTTCACCGTGCGGCCGTACTTCGACATCTGGAAGACGGTGCCGCTGGCCGACTACTTCATGAACTCGCTGGTCGTGGCGGGCGCGGCGACGGTGTGCTCGGTGGTCATCGCGGTGTTCGCCGCGTACGCGGTCAGCCGATACCGCTTCCGCGGCAAGCGGGTGTTCACCGTGACCGTCCTGTCGACGCAGATGTTCCCGGGCATCCTGTTCCTGCTGCCGCTCTTCCTCATCTACGTCAACGTCGGCAACGCCACGGGCATCGCGCTGTTCGGCTCGCGCGCCGGGCTCATCCTGACCTACCTCACGTTCTCGCTGCCGTTCTCCATCTGGATGCTGATCGGGTACTTCGACTCGGTGCCGCGCGAGCTGGACGAGGCGGCGCTGGTCGACGGCTGCGGGCCGCTGCGGGCGCTGTTCAGAGTCGTGGTGCCCGCCGCGATCCCCGGCATCGTCGCCGTCGCCGTGTACGCGTTCATGACCGCGTGGGGTGAAGTGCTCTTCGCGTCGGTCATGACCAACGACACCACGCGCACCCTCGCCGTGGGCCTCCAGGGGTACGCCACGCAGAACGACGTGTACTGGAACCAGGTCATGGCCGCCTCCCTCGTCGTGAGCATCCCCGTCGTCGCCGGCTTCCTGCTCCTGCAGCGCTATCTCGTCGCCGGACTGACCGCCGGAGCCGTCAAGTGA
- a CDS encoding maleylpyruvate isomerase family mycothiol-dependent enzyme: MTSPSLHAVLDRYADRITDQTAQLTSTIAGADATAPVPGCPGWTLAHLLRHVGGAHRWAETVVRTRATGPVPDEQVNLVTPEADDDVPALSAWLVEGAAQFADTLREAGPEVRVWTVAPGGTPLFWARRMTYETVVHRFDATAAVGGTYTLAADVALDGLEEWLEFSTLPQAYASEAEMQALLGPGRTVHFHATDAPEGEGEWLIDLTGAPITVSHGHKKSTAAVRGPLTDLLLLLYLRRTPTPADGIEVLGDETLFSDWVRGAGAWLRR; encoded by the coding sequence ATGACGAGTCCGAGCCTTCACGCGGTCCTCGACCGCTACGCCGACCGAATCACCGACCAGACCGCCCAGTTGACCTCTACCATCGCGGGTGCCGACGCCACCGCGCCCGTGCCCGGCTGTCCCGGCTGGACCCTCGCCCACCTCCTGCGCCACGTGGGCGGCGCGCACCGTTGGGCCGAGACGGTGGTCCGGACCCGCGCCACCGGACCCGTACCGGACGAGCAGGTCAACCTCGTCACACCCGAAGCGGACGACGACGTCCCGGCGCTCTCCGCCTGGCTCGTCGAAGGGGCCGCGCAGTTCGCGGACACGTTGCGCGAGGCGGGGCCCGAGGTGCGGGTGTGGACCGTCGCGCCGGGCGGCACGCCCCTCTTCTGGGCGCGCCGCATGACGTATGAGACGGTCGTCCACCGTTTCGACGCGACCGCCGCGGTCGGCGGAACGTACACCCTCGCCGCGGACGTCGCCCTCGACGGCCTCGAAGAGTGGCTGGAGTTCAGCACGCTGCCCCAGGCCTACGCATCGGAGGCCGAGATGCAGGCGCTGCTGGGTCCCGGCCGCACGGTGCACTTCCACGCGACCGATGCCCCCGAAGGGGAGGGGGAGTGGCTGATCGACCTCACCGGGGCCCCGATCACCGTCTCGCACGGACACAAGAAGTCGACCGCGGCCGTACGCGGCCCGCTCACCGACCTCCTGCTCCTCCTCTACCTGCGCCGCACCCCGACCCCCGCCGACGGCATCGAAGTCCTGGGCGACGAGACCCTGTTCAGTGACTGGGTGCGGGGCGCGGGAGCCTGGCTGCGGAGGTGA